The DNA segment GTGATGTCGTCCAGCACCGCCTCGAAATCCTCGAGTTCGGCAAGGCCATAGACCTGCGTGCGATCCTGCGGCAGGCCGCTGCGCGGGCTCACCGGCGGGCGCGGCGGCTCATCCGATCCGCGGCCACCGGCCAGCAGATAGAATTCAAGTTCCACCGCGATAACCGGAGTGAGACCGCGATCCGCCAGCTCGCCGACCAGCCTCTCCACCAGCGAGCGTGGGGCGAGCGGGTAGGGGCTTCCGTCCGGGCTGCGCATGGTGAGCATCATCTGCCCCAGGGGCCGGGCTGCCCAGGGTACCGGCGCCAGCGTTCCGGGAACCGGCATGCAGGTCTGGTCCGGCACGCCCCGCTCGATGGACATGCCGGTCTCCTCGATCGTCTCGCCCGTGATGTCCACGGCGAAGGTGCAGCCGGGCAGGGCCACCCCGTCCGTCATGACCTTGCCCAGTTCATCCACGGGAACCCGTTTGCCCCTGAACACGCCGCACAGGTCAGGCAGCAGCACATCCACCGCCGTGATGTCGGGGTGCCGGGTCAGGAAATCCTGGATTTCGCGGGATACAGGGTGTTCGGTCATGGCCGGTCTATACAGGCTGAGGAGTGCCGCATGCTCGGCGCGCGATCCCGCCCCTGTCAATGGGCGTCTTCCCCCCGCCCGAAAGGAGAATGCGGGTGGAAGATGGCGTGAGACCCCTTGCCCGCCCCCCGGCTTCTGCCCCTATACTGGACTTCCCAGCAACAACGCGGAGGGCTGCGGGCGCACCCACGTAATCTTCAGTCCGTTCGCATGCTTTGCGGACAGGGCCGCCAACCCGCGGCGATTTCATGAGTACCTTAGAAGACTTTATCCGTTCTCGGTCCATCACCGAGGTTGAATGTCTTGTGCCCGACATGTCGGGCATCGCCCGCGGGAAGATCCTGCCGGCGGAGAAATTCCTTCGCATTCTGCGCGACCGCGGTCTCCGGCTCCCGGAGTCCATCTTCGTGCAGACCGTGACCGGCGAATATCCCGAGGAGGAGGACGTCACCAGCGCCGAGAACTGGGACGTCTACATGATCCCCGATCCAGAGACGATCCGCGCCGTGCCCTGGTACACGGAGCCGACCGCCCAGGTGATCTGCGACTGCCTCTATGCGGACGGCAGCCCGGTCGACATCTCGCCGCGCTATGTGCTTCAGCGCGTGCTCGATCTATACGACGCCAAGGGCTGGCAGCCCATCGTGGCGCCGGAGCTGGAGTTCTTCCTTGTTTCAATGAACAAGGACCCGGACTATCCGCTCGTTCCGCCTGTCGGGCGTTCCGGTCGGCAGGAGAGCGGCCGGCAGGCCTACGGCATCGACGCGGTCAACGAGTTCGACCCGATCTTCGAGGATGTCTACGAGTTCTGCGACAAGCAGGACATCGACGTGGACACGATGAGCCATGAAGCCGGCGCCGCCCAGATCGAGATAAACTTCAATCATGGCGATGCCCTGGCCCTGGCCGACCAGGTGTTCCTGTTCAAGCGGACAGTCCGCGAGGCGGCAATCCGGCATAATGTCTATGCCACCTTCATGGCGAAGCCGATGCAGAACGAGCCCGGCAGCGCTATGCACGTCCACCAGTCCGTGGTGGACAAGGAGAGCGGCCGGAACCTGTTTGGCGGCGCCGATGGCAGCGACACCCCGATGTTCATGAGCTTCATCGCCGGGCTGCAGAAGTATCTGCCCTATGCGATGCCGATGCTGGCGCCGAATGTGAACAGCTACCGGCGTCTGGTGCAAGGCTCCGACGCGCCGATCAACGTGCATTGGGGCCGCGACAACCGCACTACCGGTTTCCGCGTGCCGGTCAGCCCGCCCGAGGCGCGGCGGGTTGAGAACCGGGTGGCGGGCGCCGACGCCAACCCGTATCTGGCCATCGCGGCCAGTCTGGCCTGCGGCTATCTGGGCGTGATGCAGCAGTTGGAGCCGTCCGACCCGGTAAAGGGCAGTGCCCACCGGCTGGCCTTCTCCCTGCCTCGCCATCAGGCGGATGCGCTGAACAAGTTCAACGCCTGCAAGCCGCTGAAGGAGGTTCTCGGCGAACGCTTCGTGGATGCCGTCAGCTATGTGAAGCAGGCGGAGTACGAGGCGTACCAGCGGGTCATCAGCTCCTGGGAGCGTGAGAACCTGCTGCTGAACGTCTGAGCGTCACTCGAAGCTGCCGCCACGGCCGGCGCCGTCCTTGAACCGGACGGCGCCGGTTCCGCTTTCACCGCTGTTCAGGATATCCAGGCCGCGGGCGAACTCGTTGGCCATGGCCTGCTGCGTATCCAGACTCCATTGTTCCATCGCGCTCATCCTGTCGGAGCGCAGGCAGCCCTGCGGAAATGCGGCAATCGCTTCCGCAAGTTCCTCGGCCGCCGCACGGGCACGTCCTGGCGGAACGAGCCGGTTCGCCAGCCCCATGGACAGGGCTTCGGCCGCCCCGACCGGCCGTCCCGTCAGAATCATGTCCATGGCGCGGCTGTGCCCGATCAGCCGCGGCAGGCGTACCGTGCCGCCATCGATCAGGGGAACGCCCCAGCGTCGGCAGAAGACGCCGAAAACGGAATCCTCTGCAGCGATCCGCAGATCGGCCCAGCATGCAAGCTCCAACCCGCCGGCAACGGCGTGGCCTTCCACAGCGGCAATGACCGGCTTCGACAGCCGCAGGCGCGTCGGCCCCATCGGCGCGTCGGGAGCAAGCGGGGCGTCATCGATTCCCGTTCCGGGGGGAACCAGCGGATTTGGGCGTCCCTCGGCAATAGCTTTGAGGTCGGCGCCGGCACAGAATGTACCGCCTTCGCCCCAGAGCACGGCCACTCGCGCCGTCTCATCCCGCTCGAACGCCAGGAAGGCATCCGCCAGCAGCTTTGCGGTCGGACCGTCCACGGCATTGCGGACTTCCGGTCGGGACAGGACGACGGTGGTGACAGGACCCTTGCGGTCGATCCGGACGGGTGTCGGCGGCATGCTTCGCCCCACGGTTGGCGTGCGGGGAAGCGTAACCCGTCAGACACAGGCGGTCACGGTCCTGAACGGGGTGCCGAAGGCCCGCCCACCTGGTTGCGGGGGCGAGGGTTCACGGGAGGGGCGGGCCATGATATGCCCTGTATGGACAAGCAGGCTTGAGCAACGGTTTGGCTGGGGATGCTGTACCACGCCCGCACGCGCAAGGAGGAGATGCTGCTGCTCTGCGCCAGGATCGGATTCAATCCGCCGGTCTGAGGCCTGACGCACGCCCGCATTGAACTATCCCTTTCCGCGACGGACGCAAAGCCATGACCGCTACGCTGACGAATCTCGACCTCAAGAAACTCGATGACGCCCATCACCTGCACCCCTTCACAGACTTCAAGGAACTGTCGGCTGCAGGCGGTTCCCGCCTGATCACGAAGGGCGAGGGAAGCTGGATTTGGGATTCGGAAGGCAACCGAATCCTGGACGCCATGGCCGGCCTCTGGTGCGTGAATGTCGGCTATGGCCGCAAGGAGCTGGCCGATGCCGCCTATCGGCAGATGATGGAGCTCGGCTTCTACAACGCCTTTTTCAAGACCACGACGCCGCCCGCGGCTGAGCTGTCCGCGAAACTGGCGGAGATCACGCCGGACGGGCTGTCCAAGGTGTTCTTCGCCAATTCCGGGTCGGAGGCGAACGACACCATTGTCCGCATGGTCCGGCACTACTGGAACCTGAAGGGCAAGCCCACCAAGAAGGCGTTCATCAGCCGGGTCCACGGCTATCACGGCACCACCATGGCCAGCACCTCGCTGGGCGGGATGCCGGTGATGCACAGCCAGGGAGACCTGCCGCTCTCGGGCTTCCACCATGTAATGCCGCCCTACACCTATGAGCTGGCGAACGGCATGGACCCGGAAGCGTTCGGCCGCCTCGCCGCGCGGGCAGTCGAGCAGAAGATCCTGGAGCTGGGGGCTGAGAATGTCGGCGCTTTTATCGGCGAACCCATCCAGGGGGCCGGCGGCGTGCTCATCCCGCCGGACAGCTACTGGCCGGAAATTCAGCGCATCTGCGCCGAACACGACGTCCTGCTGATCGCGGACGAGGTAATCTGCGGGTTCGGACGGCTGGGACAGTGGTTCGGGAGCCAGCGCTACGGCATCAAGCCGGATTTCATGACGCTGGCGAAGGGCATCACGTCCGGTTACGTGCCGCTGTCCGCGGTGATGGTGGGCGACCGTGTGGCGGAGACGCTGATTGAGGAAGGCGGCGAGTTCTATCACGGCTTCACCTATTCAGGTCATCCGGTTGCCTGCGCCGTGGCGCTCGCCAACATCGCCGTGATCGAGCGGGAAGGGCTGGTCGACCGTGCCCGGGACGATATCGGGCCCTATCTCCGCGGACGGCTGGAGGAGGAACTGGCCGATCACCCGATTGTTGGCGAGATCAGGAGCGAAGGTCTGATCGGCGCGATCGAGATCGTGAAAGACAAGCGGACGCGGGAACGGTTCCCCGGCGACGGAAAGGTCGGACTGGTCGCCCGCGATCACTGCTTCCGCAACAATGTCATCCTGCGCGGCATCCGCGACAGCCTCGTGTTCTCGCCGCCCCTGACATTGAGCCATGAGGAGGCGGATGAGATGGCGAGACTCGCCCGGCGGTCGCTGGATGAGACGGCCCGGGATCTTGGTGTTCTGTAGTCCTATGCGGCCGGAAGAGGGGATGCGACCGGATGGGTAGAGCCGACTGTCCCCTTTTCGTTGACATCCTGCATGTTTACGGATGCTATTTCGCCAATGCGGGACGCCGGGGTGGTAAGCGCCGCCCGCGGCCTGACTGACCAATCTCTTGGGGGTGCGGATGAAGAAGAATGCGCTTGGTGTCGTGAGCTTTGTTGCCCTGCTGGCGCTGGCTGGCTGTGGCGAGGACAATTCGCAGAGTCAGCAGGCGCAGGCTCCCCAGCCGCAGGCCGAGACGACCCCGGCTCCGCAGGCGGAACCGGCCCCGGCTGCTGAAGCTCCCGCCCCCGAGGCGCCCGCAGCCGGCACCCAGACCGCGGAAGCGCCTGCGGCGGCTCCGGCCGGCGGCTCCGGCGGGCAGGTCAATGTCTACAACTGGTCGGACTACATCGGTGAGAACACGGTGGCCGAGTTCCAGAAGGCGACCGGCATCACCGTTCAGTACGATGTCTTTACCGATCTGGAGACGCTGGAATCCAAGCTGTTGGTCGGCAATTCCGGCTATGACGTGATCGTGCCGACGGCGGAGCCGACCCTGGCGAAGCTGATCCAGGCCGGTGCCGTCCAGAAGCTGGACAAGTCCAAAATTCCGAACCTGTCCAACCTGGACCCGGTTCTGATGAAGCTGGTCGCCGATACCGATCCGGGCAACGAATACGCGGCCATCTATCAGTGGGGCACCATCGGTCTCGGCGTGAATGTCGACCGGGTCAAGGAGGTCGCGCCCGACATCCCGATGGACAGCTGGCAGATGCTGTTCAATCCGGAGAACGCGGCCAAGCTTGCGCAGTGCGGGATCGTGCTGCTGGACAGCGCCACCGATGTTCTGCCCACCGTCTATCATTATCTCGGTCTCGACCCGAATTCGGAATCCCCGGAGGATCTGGCCAAGGTGGAGGAGACGCTGCTGGCGATCCGCCCCCACATCAAGGCCTTCGTTCCGTCCGTGATCGACCCCCTGGCGACGGGCGATGCCTGCGTGGCGCTCGGCTATTCGGGTGACGTGTTCCAGGCCCAGGCCCGTGCCGAGGAGGCCGGTTCCGGCGCCAACATCGACTACCTCATCCCGAATGAAGGCGTGCAGATCTGGTTCGACGTGATGGCCATCCCGGCTGGTGCGCCGAACCTGGACAATGCCCATGCCTGGATCAATTACGTGCTCCAGCCGGAGGTGATGGCGGGCATCAGCGACTATGTCGCCTACGCCAATGCCGTTCCGGCCTCGAAGCCGCTGATGGATCAGGAGATCGCGAACAACGAGAAGATCTTCCCCACGCCGGAGCAGCAGGAGAAGATGTTCACGGTGCAGCAGGTCAGCCAGTCGGCCGACCGCGACCGCACCCGTACCTGGACAAGGGTCGAAACCGGCCGCTGATCCAGAGCGGATCGGAAAATTTTGGTGGAACGCCCTGGCAATGGATTTGCCGGGGCGTTTCAGTTTCATTCGAGGGCCGGTGTCCGCACCTGTGGCCGGGGCCACGGGGAAGGGCGGCAGGGAACCAGCGCGCATGTCACAGAACCAGTCCAGCCGGACGCAGTCCCAACTCAAGACCGAACCGTGGAAGAGTGCGGCCGAGAAGCCCTATGTCCGGATTGAGAAGGTCACGAAGAAGTTCGGCGATTTCGTCGCCGTCGACGACGTGTCGCTGTCCATCTACCGGGGCGAATTCTTCTCGCTTCTGGGCGGCTCCGGTTCGGGCAAGACCACGCTGCTTCGAATGCTGGCGGGCTTTGAGACCCCGACCGAGGGCAAGATCTACATCGACGGCGTGGACATGACGGGCGTGCCGCCCTACCGCCGGCCGGTGAACATGATGTTCCAGTCCTACGCGCTGTTCCCCCACATGACGGTGGAGGGGAACATTGCCTTCGGCCTGCATCAGGATCGCCTGCCGAAGGCGGAGATCCGAGAGCGAGTGGCTGAGGTGCTGAATCTTGTCCAGCTCGGTCAGTTTGGGAAGCGCAAGCCCCACCAACTGTCCGGCGGCCAGCGGCAGCGCGTCGCCTTGGCCCGCGCCCTGGTCAAACGCCCGAAGCTTTTGTTGCTGGACGAGCCGCTGGGCGCCCTGGACAAGAAGTTGCGGGAGCAGACGCAGTTCGAACTGGTGAACATCCAGGAGAAGGTTGGCATTACCTTCATCATCGTCACCCACGACCAGGAGGAGGCGATGACCATGTCCTCCCGCATCGCGGTGATGAACAAGGGCTATATCGCCCAGGTGGGCACGCCTACCGAAATCTATGAATGGCCGAACAACCGCCTCGTCTCCGAATTCATCGGCTCGGTGAACATCTTCGAGGGCCGGGTGATGGAGAACGAGCCCGACCACTGCTTGGTCCGCTCGGACGAGGCGGGCTGCGACCTCTACATCAACCACCCGGCCCATATCGGGGCAGGAACAGCCTGCTGGGTAGCGATCAGACCGGAGAAGATCGTGATCTCCAAGGAGCCGCCGCCCATGACCCAAGGCGGCCGGAACCAGACCAGCGGCATCGTGCGGGAGATCGCCTATCTGGGCGACGTCTCGATTTATGACGTCGATCTGGATACCGGCAAGCGCGTGCGTGTAACCGCTCCCAATGTGACGCGCCGCACGGAGCTGCCCATCGCCTGGGAGGACCGGGTGTATCTGAGCTGGCGCCCCTTCGCGGGCAGCGTTCTCACGGAATAGGCGGGGACCAGCACGAATGCCGGACCGGAGCACTGGTACTTCCCGCAGCAATGAAAGCCGCTTCGGCGACCGCCTGTCGGCCCTGCTCGGCCGGGTCGGATTGCGCGGCAGGGGAGCCGTGATCGGCATCCCCTATTTCTGGCTGCTGCTCTTCTTCCTGATCCCGTTTCTGATCGTGGCGAAGATCGCCCTCTCGGAGTCGGTGATCCGCATCCCGCCCTATGCGCCGATGTTCGAGTGGTCGGCGCAGGAGTTGATGCTGAACATCAAGCTCAGCTTCCGGAACTTCAGCTACCTGTTCCGGGACGATCTCTATTTCATCGCCTATCTCAGCTCGCTGAAGATCGCCTTCTTTTCCACGCTGATCTGCCTGCTGATCGGCTATCCGGTGGCCTATGCCATGGCGCGGGCGGATGCCAGCTGGCGGGCATCGCTTCTGATGCTGATCATCCTGCCGTTCTGGACGAGCTTCCTGATCCGCGTCTATGCGTGGGTGGTGTTGCTGCGTGACGACGGGCTGGTGACCGCGAACCTGAACGCAATTCTTCTCTCGGTAGGGATCATCGACCAGCCGCTGCAGCTGCTGTACACGCCGACGGCCGCCTATATCGGCATCGTCTATTCCTATCTGCCCTTCATGATCCTTCCGCTCTACGCGACGCTGGAGAAGATGGACAACACGTTGCTGGAAGCGGCGGCCGACCTGGGCTGCCCGCCCTGGAAGGCGTTCCTGACCATCACGCTGCCGCTGTCCGTTCCCGGCATCCTTGCAGGTTCGCTGCTGGTGTTCATTCCGGCGACCGGCGAGTTCGTCATCCCGGAACTGCTGGGCGGGCCGGACACGCTGATGATCGGCAAGGTACTGTGGGCCGAGTTTTTCAATAACCGGGACTGGCCGGTGGCAAGCGCCGTCGCCATTGCCCTGCTGCTGTTCCTGGTCATCCCGATCATGCTGTTCCAGAACCTTCAGGGCCGTCAGGCCGAAGAGGGGAAATAACCCATGCCCCGCTCCTGGTTCCTGCGCATCTCCCTGCTGATCGGCCTTCTG comes from the Indioceanicola profundi genome and includes:
- a CDS encoding polyamine ABC transporter substrate-binding protein: MKKNALGVVSFVALLALAGCGEDNSQSQQAQAPQPQAETTPAPQAEPAPAAEAPAPEAPAAGTQTAEAPAAAPAGGSGGQVNVYNWSDYIGENTVAEFQKATGITVQYDVFTDLETLESKLLVGNSGYDVIVPTAEPTLAKLIQAGAVQKLDKSKIPNLSNLDPVLMKLVADTDPGNEYAAIYQWGTIGLGVNVDRVKEVAPDIPMDSWQMLFNPENAAKLAQCGIVLLDSATDVLPTVYHYLGLDPNSESPEDLAKVEETLLAIRPHIKAFVPSVIDPLATGDACVALGYSGDVFQAQARAEEAGSGANIDYLIPNEGVQIWFDVMAIPAGAPNLDNAHAWINYVLQPEVMAGISDYVAYANAVPASKPLMDQEIANNEKIFPTPEQQEKMFTVQQVSQSADRDRTRTWTRVETGR
- a CDS encoding ABC transporter ATP-binding protein, with the protein product MSQNQSSRTQSQLKTEPWKSAAEKPYVRIEKVTKKFGDFVAVDDVSLSIYRGEFFSLLGGSGSGKTTLLRMLAGFETPTEGKIYIDGVDMTGVPPYRRPVNMMFQSYALFPHMTVEGNIAFGLHQDRLPKAEIRERVAEVLNLVQLGQFGKRKPHQLSGGQRQRVALARALVKRPKLLLLDEPLGALDKKLREQTQFELVNIQEKVGITFIIVTHDQEEAMTMSSRIAVMNKGYIAQVGTPTEIYEWPNNRLVSEFIGSVNIFEGRVMENEPDHCLVRSDEAGCDLYINHPAHIGAGTACWVAIRPEKIVISKEPPPMTQGGRNQTSGIVREIAYLGDVSIYDVDLDTGKRVRVTAPNVTRRTELPIAWEDRVYLSWRPFAGSVLTE
- a CDS encoding crotonase/enoyl-CoA hydratase family protein, which gives rise to MPPTPVRIDRKGPVTTVVLSRPEVRNAVDGPTAKLLADAFLAFERDETARVAVLWGEGGTFCAGADLKAIAEGRPNPLVPPGTGIDDAPLAPDAPMGPTRLRLSKPVIAAVEGHAVAGGLELACWADLRIAAEDSVFGVFCRRWGVPLIDGGTVRLPRLIGHSRAMDMILTGRPVGAAEALSMGLANRLVPPGRARAAAEELAEAIAAFPQGCLRSDRMSAMEQWSLDTQQAMANEFARGLDILNSGESGTGAVRFKDGAGRGGSFE
- a CDS encoding ABC transporter permease subunit, with amino-acid sequence MPDRSTGTSRSNESRFGDRLSALLGRVGLRGRGAVIGIPYFWLLLFFLIPFLIVAKIALSESVIRIPPYAPMFEWSAQELMLNIKLSFRNFSYLFRDDLYFIAYLSSLKIAFFSTLICLLIGYPVAYAMARADASWRASLLMLIILPFWTSFLIRVYAWVVLLRDDGLVTANLNAILLSVGIIDQPLQLLYTPTAAYIGIVYSYLPFMILPLYATLEKMDNTLLEAAADLGCPPWKAFLTITLPLSVPGILAGSLLVFIPATGEFVIPELLGGPDTLMIGKVLWAEFFNNRDWPVASAVAIALLLFLVIPIMLFQNLQGRQAEEGK
- a CDS encoding aspartate aminotransferase family protein, whose amino-acid sequence is MTATLTNLDLKKLDDAHHLHPFTDFKELSAAGGSRLITKGEGSWIWDSEGNRILDAMAGLWCVNVGYGRKELADAAYRQMMELGFYNAFFKTTTPPAAELSAKLAEITPDGLSKVFFANSGSEANDTIVRMVRHYWNLKGKPTKKAFISRVHGYHGTTMASTSLGGMPVMHSQGDLPLSGFHHVMPPYTYELANGMDPEAFGRLAARAVEQKILELGAENVGAFIGEPIQGAGGVLIPPDSYWPEIQRICAEHDVLLIADEVICGFGRLGQWFGSQRYGIKPDFMTLAKGITSGYVPLSAVMVGDRVAETLIEEGGEFYHGFTYSGHPVACAVALANIAVIEREGLVDRARDDIGPYLRGRLEEELADHPIVGEIRSEGLIGAIEIVKDKRTRERFPGDGKVGLVARDHCFRNNVILRGIRDSLVFSPPLTLSHEEADEMARLARRSLDETARDLGVL
- a CDS encoding glutamine synthetase family protein, with translation MSTLEDFIRSRSITEVECLVPDMSGIARGKILPAEKFLRILRDRGLRLPESIFVQTVTGEYPEEEDVTSAENWDVYMIPDPETIRAVPWYTEPTAQVICDCLYADGSPVDISPRYVLQRVLDLYDAKGWQPIVAPELEFFLVSMNKDPDYPLVPPVGRSGRQESGRQAYGIDAVNEFDPIFEDVYEFCDKQDIDVDTMSHEAGAAQIEINFNHGDALALADQVFLFKRTVREAAIRHNVYATFMAKPMQNEPGSAMHVHQSVVDKESGRNLFGGADGSDTPMFMSFIAGLQKYLPYAMPMLAPNVNSYRRLVQGSDAPINVHWGRDNRTTGFRVPVSPPEARRVENRVAGADANPYLAIAASLACGYLGVMQQLEPSDPVKGSAHRLAFSLPRHQADALNKFNACKPLKEVLGERFVDAVSYVKQAEYEAYQRVISSWERENLLLNV